Part of the Vulpes vulpes isolate BD-2025 chromosome 13, VulVul3, whole genome shotgun sequence genome, TCactgaaaaaaacataaatatttttgcataacATTACTGTTGTTTCAAACacttcaaaatatcatttatactCATCGCTACTTGGCAATGTCAGTAGCTTGCAGGCCTGCCTGCTGCTGAGAGTCTTGTTAATGTATGAATAAAGAAgcacatttattatatattaccTATGGTCATTCTATATTTTGATAGTTGTATTTTAATACAATTGGTTTCTTTTGTAAGCCTATGTATTCTATGCATTTAGAAACATGATTCTGAGTAGGGTCCATAGGCTTTGCTATATACCAAAGAGGTCCAGAGCACAAGATCCCTGGCTCTAATGGCAGCTGCAAAGACCCACAATTATGACACAAAGTGGGAGAAGAAGCAGGTTATTGATGGAGGTGATGGGAGAGATTGTTTGTTATCAgcatatttctagaaaattcagAGTCTGCGCTCAGCAGAGGCAcccagggttgggggtgggcgtggagattacttctttttttttttttttaagattttatttatttattcatgagaaacacagagagaggcagagacacaggcagagggagaagcaggccccatgcagggagcgcgacgtgggactcgatcccgggtctctaggatcatgccctgggccaaaggcggcgctaaaccactgagccacctgggctgccctggagattACTTCTTATCTGAGTTGGTTTCTTAGACAGAGTCTGGTTTGAGAAAGGCTTTGAAGAACTAATGACTTTATGAGGTTTGGGGATGGAGAGGCTATGGTAGGAGCAGAAGGACCTTTGCTCCTTCCTGTGCTATGACTAGAACAAAGTTTCTGAAGCAGAGGGCACTTCTAGAAGTATATGAGGGAGGGCTCCCCTGTGGGTcttgggtggggaaggggtggcaGATATTGAAGAAGGTTGAAAACGCCCAATACCATGAATGGTGAACATCAGTTTGAGGCCATGGCACTCTGAAACCTTCCATTTCTAAGAACCAATGACCAGTGTCCTTTGGTGACGCTTGGGTCAACATTGCCCACGTCGCAGGAGCTCAGCTGACTTGCTTACTGATTCATTTCCCCAACTAGATTCAAAGCCCTTTTTCAGGCACTGGTTGCTCACAGAAACTAAGATCTCTGACATCCAACAACTGTCCCATCGGACGTGGTTTCTGGCTCCCCGGGCATAAACCCAGTGCCTCGGCGCAGTCCTCCGGGGGTGACCGCCAGTGGCCGTGGTCTGTTCTCTGCCTCAGTTACACTGTACTCTTGGTGGGCTAGGTGTGGACGTGTTAGAGGACTGAGTTcttgggttctttctttctttcttcctgctcaCAGGGCTCGCGGCCCAAAAAACCTGAGAACTCCCTGCCCCAGAGGGAAGGTGCTGCTGCTGGCCTTGTCAGAGCAGAGGACGTGCCGTAGCCTGCAGTTGGGACCATGCTGCTCCCAGGTGTGGAGGCACCTCGGTTAGCAAGATACCCAAAGGGCTGGCTGGCCCAGGAGAGGGATGGGAGGCGCTGACCTTCAGGCTTCAGGATGTGGAGTTAAAGACCATAAGACAACAATCAGGGGCAAAATCAAAGCCAAAGCCAGAGGGGTCAAGCAGAGGGGAAAACTGACTCCTTGCTCCAGGCTAGAAACAGGGATACCAAGCAGATGCATCCAAAAAGCAAAGCCAAGGTTTCCTCCGAGAGAGCCACCTCGATAGCTCGGATTGGCTTTGCATCATGCACACACTAATTTATTCAAGGCCTATTTATATCCTGAGGGCGGCCACTCGCGGTGTAGCTGCCCCCATACCAGCAAGTCTGGAAAAACAGAGATGGACACTAGTGGATCTTGGACTTGTCCAAACCTGGAAAACCGCTGTGGGTCCCAGGGCCCACAGATGGggatggggtaggggtggagaCGAAGGAGCAGGAGGAAGATTGCTTTCTGTCCCAGGGGTGGAGCTAGGGTTCTCGGGAAGTTCAGCCTGGGTTGGGGCAGAGATGGAACAGCAACAGAGCGTGACCGGAGGCTCTCCTGTTGCTTGTAGCACTTACTGAATGCCAGGCGCTGAATACTTCATAAAATATGAGCTCATTTTACCCTCAGGCAACCCATGAGGTAGGTAGGACTAttctttgcattttccaaataaggaaactgaggcacagactcTTCTTCATGTCTAGGAAAGTGACCGGATGGAGGCATCCAGACTAGAGGCATGCTGGGGCAAACGTCCCTCCTCGTACAAGCTGGATTCTGAACCCTCTCGGGGCCCGGTACCTGACCAAGCCTTGTGCCTGCATGGAGGAGGCTTCTTATAGGACACTCTGACCTGCTGAGAGTGGCTCCATGGCCGAGGTTTGAGACTGGGCCAAGCAAGTGGCTCtcagaaacaaaactgaaaggagaGACTATTTCTAGAATACTCTAGAGCTCATTCATAacaactttttaagattttatcctcCCCCAAATCCCTGGGCCAAATTTGATATGCTGGTCCGTGAAGCCACCTCCAGGAAGGAGTTTGTTTCCCCCTCCCCGACCAAGCATTCGTTCTCTGCTGCCTGGGAGGTAGCCTGTGATTTGTCTGTGCGAGGGGTTGTGCCGGGCATGATTGAGGCAAGGTCGGGCAGACCCAGGGAGGGGTCCCGCACTGGGATGGGTCGGTGGCTGAGGGAGGACAAGTGCAAGAGGGTGTCTGAGCAGCAGAGAGATTCAGGAAGACAGGTGGAGCCTGGCTGGGGGCGCAGAAACTGCGAGTTCCCTTTGGGGGGCTCAGCTGACAGCCTCCTGCAGTGCAGACCAAGGCCAGTGCCTTTTGTCTTGTCTCACTTGCTagtttaaaaaacacaacagtGTTTTAAGGGAAATAAGATCAGAAAAGTTGAGAATCGTTAGTAGCAAGCGTCATTTCAAATGATCCATACTATGGATGATGTTCCGAGTCCTCACAGCGATTCCATGAGGCAGCTCTCTCCTGCATTTGTAccaaggaggaaactgaggctcccatGGCCCAAGGTCCTATGGCAAGGGCAGGAGCTGGGTTTCACACCAAAGCCCGTCCTCTTATCCTCTTGGCCGATCTTTTGGGCAAGATCACAGTTCTGAGAGACAGTTGCCTTAAGCAGGCATGGCTGTCAGCGATTTGCTCTGAGATGCAAGGAGGAGAGAGTGTCCTCCAGGGGTCAGAGGACTCATGTGACACCTCAGGAGCTGGCCTCTGCTTCTTCGCCTTGTGTTGGCCCCTTGATGAGCGTGTAGCTTTACAAGATTCTTGCTAGTAAGTCCAGGCCCTTTGTCGTACATCTGGGTTTGATGATCTGCGTTGCTTGCATCCAGCATAGCAATCCAGGCCCTGGATGATACAGTCTTGGCCAAAATAAagtgcaccccccacccccagccctgcagcgAGGGGAGAGAGCGCAGGAGCCAGAAGATGGGGCCTGGATCTACCGTCTACATCTGCATCTCCCGTCTCTCAGCCCCGCGATTTGAGGCAAGTCTCCCACCACCCTGGGCCCCAGCTGCTTTCCCTGCTCACTTGCGGGTGAGACCCCGATCTCCTGGGCCCTCCGGGACCCGAGCGGGGGCATACATGTAAGGTGCCTGCCATGGTCCTGCACAGGCTGTGCGGTCCCTCCCTTTACACCTAAGCGGTGGAAGGAGAGCCCTAGTGCAAGGTGCAAGGGTGCCTGCGCGCCCGTAGAGGCCCCAGAAGGGATGCTCCGGGGGAGAATTCTAGACTTGGATGCTCAGcaggcatttattaagcaccagcTCCGTGATGGCAGGAAACCAAACAACGACACAACGGCAGAAACAAAACCGTCACCCTGTACCAGGCCACCACCACCCTCTGCCCCAACGGGCTGCAAAAGAGGCAGGGTATGTTCTTCTAgtctggaaggaaagaagggacgGGTGCACACGGGAAGAGGACAAAGCGAGACACGCAGACTAGAgataagaaggaaagagagggtgAGATCTCCTCCTTCCACATTTCTCACCGCCCGCCTCCCCGCCTGGGccgtctcctcctcctcccctccttctgcttctgcaACCAGGCAGGTGGAGCTCAGGAGCCCAGGAGAGCTCCTTCCCTGCCggcccccctccacctccacctccagagGGGGTGCAGGCTGTGCAGGTGTCCATGCAAAACGCATGGGCAGCATTCCAGCCGGGCTGAGGGCCCGGGTGTTGGGGCCGGACGTCCCGAGAGTGAATCCCGCTTCCACAGCCAGCTGCATGGGCCTAGGTGTGCGTGGAGCCTCGCCAAGCTTCAGATCACTTCCTCTGTGGGATTCGGGGGGTCGATAACCTTTGCCTTACAGGAGCGTCGTGAGGACTAAGGAGAAAGGAGATGTAAAATCTCCCCCTgggggcctggcacagagtgagcgCTCAGGACGCTGCTGCTGGCCTGATAGTTCTTTCTGGAAACCAGGTTCCCGGCTCTGCTGCTTGTGAGCTGTGTGACTTCGggtcagtcacttaacctctctgggtcccGATTTCCTGCGTGGGTTTAAACATCTGTATTGTTAGGATTCaatgcagtgtttttttttttttttccattttatttcattcaattaaTCTTGCTagaggattgttgtgaggattaaattatagATCTAGGTATATATTCGTATTATAATACATTAAGTGTATTTCAGGGACTGTAGCTACCACGTAGAAAGCactatttaaatgtttgctattataaTCGTTTAGGTTCATCCAGATGATTTATTCAAGAACAGTGAGTTTAATACCTAGTAGGTGGCAGGCAGTGGAGAAACCAAACTATCCTCGCCCTGGTGGAGCTTACATCTGACTCGGGAAATGTAATGTGGGATGCTAGGGAGGCCTGAAAGGGGTATAAGCTGTGTTAAAGGTGGAAATGAGGGTTTCTACTTACATAAGATGCCTTTTAATAAAGGCCTCCAGGAAGAGGGGGTGCAGGCTGTGCAGGTGTCTGGGGTCACCTGGGCCCCAGGGCAGGCATAACAGATCAGAATGCTCTAATGAAGCCGGTCCTGCCCTCATCCAGCTGGCTCAGGATGGCTGCTCCTCCAAGGTCACCTCGCGAAGGCGGAGGCCTCAGCAGACAGTCCGCTTTCTCTGAATGGCCCATTAACCCCCTCAGGACACAAGGCTGGATTGTTTTCTAACCCTACCTCTGCGTTGGCATGTGTGTGCCCACGGAATGCAAAGGCCCTACGAGGAGAACATGCCTGGTGTGTTGGGGGAACACAGAGTAGGCCCATGTGGCTGGGTCGGCGTGAGGCCCAGCAAGCGGTCGGGACACGGTTGGAGGGCACGTTGCTGGGGAGGCAGTGTCTGCAGGTCGTAGGGCGCTCTCAACCAGCTTAATGACTCTGGCTTTTAAATGAGCACCCACGGGAGATTGTATAGGGGTCGTTATCCACATTCCAGGCAGCTAAGGACCTAAAGAAATTTAGTGACCTGCCTCAGGCAGTTCACGGCAGGAGGAGCCTTGAGAGCGCATCCCGGCCCGTTGGTCGGCGCTCTATACCACACCGTGGAGCGCCCACCCTGCTGGGGCTCCTACAGGGCCCTGCAGCACCCTTGAGGCTCACGGCAACACCCTGAGATGGTGCCACCTTGAGATGGTGCCTTCCCCTTCCTTTTACAGAAGAGGACACTGAGACAGACATGAGGAGTTAGTGCAAAGTCCCATGGGACTGGAGCCAGGTCTGTCCGACCAGAGATCTGCCCTGTCCACTAAAGCATGTTCTGTGGGATCTCTTCCTCAGGTAGGAGTGAAGAAAGGGTGCTTCAGCCAGCCAGTGACTGTATAAATGTTGACCCAGGGCAGCACATAGAACGTGCTCGTCTCAGCACCCGGCACTTGGCAGATGCTCCGTAAGTGCCAGTTGTTATCGCCACTAACCATGTGAGGAGGGGCCTTCTAGAAGATGGTGCCCATTTGGCCTCTTTCCAGTGGAGCCTGGGCCCAGACCTCTTTACTCAGCCTAGCCCATGCCGCGGGCCCTACTTGCTCAGCTCTGTCACCAGGACCATCATCCCGCTGTCAGAAACATCCTCCCTCTAACGCAACATATATACTCATGGAGGATGAATTTAGGGTCAGAGAAGATGTATCCAGGTGGggggcagaaagaaaataataacagacagaaacagagacagaaagaagtggAGTGATGTCAAGGAGCCAGTGGTCAGAAGCCCTGCGGCCATCATCCATCTTCTTGATCACTAGGTGGAGGACAGGGTGCtgggtggaggctttggggacCCGGGGTGCAGCCCTTCTCCGCACTGACTTGCTTTGGGACTCAGTGATTCTTGTCCCTCACTAGCCTCGGTTTCCCTACCTAACGTGCATTCCTTAAGGCCCCTTTCACTTCTACTTGTCACCACGGTTCCCTGACTGACGCTTGCTGAATGAGAAGACACTTCCACTGGCTGGTAGAGAACGGAGTTTATTCAGGGAAGTCGGTCCGTACAATATGTACTACAGGGCATCGCTCCGCTCGCAGCCCAGACACAGCATAAACACGTGCACAATAAATTAGGGGAAGCCCACCCGTGCCCGCCACGATGGCCCTCAGGACCTGTCGACAGATTGGTTTATTATAAATACGACAGGGGACGTCTGGCTACCTTCGGGTGGGGTCGGGCAGCCTGGGCCCAGCGGTGGGCCTTGCAGCCCCATCCAGGACCTGTTCACACCTGGATCTCTCCCGGCAGTATCCCAGCCCCAGGGGAGAGGATTCTAACCCCGAGAGAGGTCTCTTCCTCTGCATGAAAAACGGggccttctccatctccctccctcgGGGGTGGTTCCTCCCTGGGGTGTTAGGCCCCTGTCCGTCAGGCAGCCAGAGTTCCTTGATGATTCTTGTCAATCCAGGCTAGCAAGACGTCAAGCTCTCCCAGGGACTTAATGGCAGCAGACCGGACCTCCAGCTGAAACCAGGCAAATCATCGTAAGAGCCCACCTTTCTAGGCTATGTAAATCATTTTCAAATCTTGCCCCGTATTCCAGTCCTCGTGAGCTTTTCCTTTAATCCATCAAGTATATTGGCAGAGCATCCCAAGTTATCTAACAGGCCACCCAAATTGCCTTCCCCATATGAGCAGTTAAATCAAGTCAGCGacttagaaacaaaattaaaaattcttcattctttgcctctggttttcttttccatttttttttcgtatgaaaagaaaaaaaaaaaaaaaaagaaccacacacTGGCCTTACTGGCCAAgccctttgcttgttttccttttcccatcAGCTGGCTTTACTTGTGCTTTCTGAGAAAGCCTCAACTCCAGTGGGTTGAGGAGCATGCTGGGTAGGAGGACATTGTCCCCGTGTGACATGGGCAAGCACCGAGGCCCTAAAGACAAATGTCCTCCCCCGCAGTGTCACACAGACAGTTGGAAGCAGAGCTGGAactagaacccaggtctcctgacttATTCCACCCCCTTGCGGcggaatagagggagagggtgaggtcCAGGTGTATATCCTGGGGAGCCAGACAGCAGGGAGTCGAGTCCCACCTCCACCACTTGGTTGCAGTAGTTAAGTTGCTTAACCTGTTTGTGCCTCAGGCTCCTGATTTATCAAATGCAGATAATGGTTCGCAGCATCGTAATGAGGAACACACGTGTTGGTATTTGCAGTGTGTTTGGAAACACAGCGGGTTCGTGGCAAGAACAATACAAGGCTTAGGCATTGTTCTAGTATTAGCCTCCCGACTGGTCAAAGCCCTGGCATCGCTTGGGAACGTGGTTGAAATGCAGAATCGCAGGCCTCCTTCCACACCTCCCAAGCCACAAGCTGCATTTTCTGTTGGCAGAGTCTCCAAAGGACgcatgggagaagcaggctcctactCTACCTCTATGACATGTGCGCTCTGCAGCCGCACACACGTGAGCAGCCCTGTTCTGCGTCACCCCGCAGGATGCCGGTGGCAGCTATGGACCACAGTGACACCTGGCAGGCAGCATGTTTGGTGTCCAACAGCTTACAGTTCACCGAGGATCCTTGCTCCCTCTGTAGCACGCCCACCCAAAAGAGTGCGTGCTTTCCCCCCACAACTTAACGGGTTAGCTCTGATCCGTGAGGGCAGGAGAAAACCGTGGAGGCGTGATGGAGAAGGGGAGCCCAGGAGACTAGCAAAGGGGCTAAAACCAACACACTCTTTGCGGACACATAGAATTGGGGAGATGGGCAATAGATACTATGGAGTGAGTGGGCGACTCAATGAGCAGACAGAAGGGTTGGCCCAGTCTCAGTCATCCACGCCCCATCTCCAACTTCCACATCTCCCCCTGCCTTCTCTTACCTGATCGTAGTTGTCGTGGATGATTCTGGTGGCATTGGTGGCTGCCTCCCTGCAGTGACACTGCCTCTGCGCCTGCTGTGATCAAGTGGAAGAAGCGCTCGTCAGAGGGCCTCTCCACCCAGCCCACTTCTTCCGCCCGAAGAGAGGCACCCTTGTTCCCAACGTGGGTCAGGTGGACCAACTCAGGTTGGAGCCACAAGGGGCAAGTCACAAGTCACCTTGTGTGTGACCAGGGCTTTTACTATGTCTGGGTTTACAGCTCACCCGACTGGAAGGGCCAGGAAAGGAGAGACCAAGTGTCTGTCTCGTCACCACTCAGTGAAGGCCGCACCCCACAAGGTAGGCACGAAATATTTATTGGACTAGTTAATTAATTAGTTGATTAAATGAATCTTAATGTAAGTATGGCAGGGATCATGGCTTCTTCTAACAATTTTAGAATCCGAGGCACAGAAAGGAGAGATAATTTGCCACAAGGTCACATGCGTACCCAATGGCAGGGATGGGGCTAGAACCTAGGCTTTCTCCTGGTCCGAGTTTGTGTTGGTTTGTTTGAGTTTGGTTTTATTCctgctgtttgtttttaatagagcACAATGAATTTATAGGCAACCCGCAGGGGTAGACCATGGGATGCAACAACCCAGCTCAGAAGTTAATGGGTTTGGAAACCCCGAAGGACCACAAACAAAGAAACTAAAGAGATGCATATGATTAGCCTGGACTCCTGGGCATGCCTGTCTCCCAGGCCAGCCCTGACATCCCTGAAGGAACACTTTGATATAAGGCCGCCCCAGGAGGATTCTCCATGAGGAAGTGGGGTCTGATGAGGTATCAGCCAGGAGGAAGCCCTGAGGAATAGGTTCTGGACAGTTCTCCTCATGGATGACAGGGCAGGGGATTTCCTGGGAGGCCAGGAACCCCTTCAGAAAGGCTGAGTGGAACCAGCATGTCCTGGGCTCGCCCTGGGGCTGTCAGGGAACACAGAGTCCTGATGTGACCACTCACGCATCGTTGCAGAGCCTTGTGCATGTAGAGGAAAGAGTTGGCAATGCTGCTGATTTTCCTCAAGATTTGGGGGTCCAGCTCCTGATGGTCCTTGAATACTCTGTCCACGTAGAATGCCAGGAGGTTCTTGGTCATGCAGCATACGTCTGAGGGCTACAGATACAAATTAGAGAAAACCCCGGGGGCCTTCTTTTACTGTCTTAGAGACCAAAGCAAGTCTTTGTAGGGCCATCAAGGAACAAAATAgctaaatcaattttttttaataaaaaaattcatattagtCTCAGAGTATCCATGTCCTCTCAGCACATCAAAGATGCTTATGACAAAGGCACTGGAGAGAGATGGCAGCTCCTCCTTCTTTATGGCCAGGAAATAAAATAGCAAGCGATGGAGCCCAGGCACAGTCTCGACCTCTCTCTACTGCATCCCAGCACATCATCACTAACTTCAGCTCAAACCCTTCCAGGAATTCAGTGTCTCCCCTTTGAAAGGACCCATGTCTGAGCAGCCTTCTGGAAAAGGACTTCCTTATGCTGTGCCGCCGTCCACCCCTGGCACTCTCTCACCCCTCAACATGCACATTAAGACATGCGTGTGAGTATCCGTCTCTGTGTGCACGGGGCACGCACTGGCCACGATTCCTTCCGTGGCAATGACATCGTGTTGGTCCTGACCGCCCTGCTCTCCTCACCATCCCAGTCTGTCCTTTTGAACCTGGCGGGGATCATTTGAACGGAGCTAAGATTGGCAAGA contains:
- the IL19 gene encoding interleukin-19 is translated as MKAQRVSLWLVAAMVFLWSVRARGLRRCLISMDIHPVEETFQEIKKTIQAKDTFQNVTILSTSETLHSIKPSDVCCMTKNLLAFYVDRVFKDHQELDPQILRKISSIANSFLYMHKALQRCQAQRQCHCREAATNATRIIHDNYDQLEVRSAAIKSLGELDVLLAWIDKNHQGTLAA